A genomic region of Pseudomonas sp. RSB 5.4 contains the following coding sequences:
- a CDS encoding DUF465 domain-containing protein, translating to MPVTHDLYQDLKLTKEEVQQKRTEDPFLDALINKYSQADAEVVKAETATSDAPSDDTLKKLKEKRLQVKDKIVAQLQARS from the coding sequence ATGCCGGTGACTCATGACCTGTATCAGGATTTGAAGCTAACGAAGGAAGAGGTCCAGCAAAAACGCACTGAGGATCCGTTTCTGGATGCGCTGATCAACAAGTACTCCCAGGCGGACGCCGAAGTAGTCAAGGCCGAGACGGCGACCTCGGATGCACCCAGCGATGACACACTGAAAAAGCTCAAAGAGAAACGCTTGCAGGTCAAAGACAAGATCGTCGCGCAGTTACAGGCTCGATCCTGA
- a CDS encoding DUF4142 domain-containing protein: MDGFNLRHLVLAVALSAGMGSAFAATSNSFVDNAAAGGISEIETSRLALEKSQSADIKAFANMMITDHSKANDELASIAQAHDIKVPDTTTLVKQAKEKILDMRDESFDAAYANNQVKAHEETIELFKKEANTVTDDKVKGAPELKAFAQKMLPALEKHLTAAKELQAKHPSK; this comes from the coding sequence ATGGACGGATTCAACCTGCGTCATCTCGTTTTGGCTGTCGCCCTGAGCGCCGGCATGGGCAGTGCCTTCGCCGCTACCTCGAACAGCTTTGTCGACAACGCCGCAGCCGGCGGCATTTCCGAGATCGAAACTAGCCGTCTCGCCCTGGAAAAAAGCCAGTCGGCCGACATCAAGGCCTTCGCCAACATGATGATCACTGACCACAGCAAGGCCAACGATGAGCTGGCCAGCATTGCCCAGGCCCATGACATCAAGGTTCCGGACACCACCACCCTGGTCAAGCAGGCCAAGGAAAAGATCCTCGACATGCGCGATGAATCGTTCGATGCGGCCTACGCCAACAATCAGGTCAAGGCCCACGAAGAAACCATCGAGCTGTTCAAGAAAGAGGCCAACACCGTGACCGACGACAAAGTCAAAGGCGCCCCCGAGCTGAAGGCCTTTGCGCAGAAAATGCTCCCGGCATTGGAAAAACACCTGACCGCCGCCAAAGAGTTGCAGGCCAAACACCCGAGCAAATAG
- a CDS encoding hydrogenase maturation protein, protein MRSLKIILLSSAFNGLTQRAWLELRQAGHSPSVVVFTDEASVCEQIEHSGADLVICPFLKDRVPHALWSNARRPVVIIHPGIVGDRGASALDWAISNELTRWGVTALQAVEEMDAGPVWSTCEFNLPSGLRKSELYNGRGSDAAIRCIREVVEKFIDGVQPVAQDYTDPKVRGRLQPNMKQDDRTFSWHDCSRFIKRCIDAADGQPGVLASLAGGQYYVYDAHLDQRTGIPGKILAVHDDAVLVATGDHSLWIGSLRRKPLPGEETFKQPARHVLAGQLADVPTLDWSIASQPFSDEAYQPIRYRESGHVGELTFEFYNGAMSTEQCQRMVEALRWAKSRDTRVLLIKGGRGSFSNGVHLNVIQAAQDPGAEAWANIQAIDDVCAELLSARQLVVSGVTGNAGAGGVMLALAADIVFARADIVLNPHYKSMGLYGSEYWTYSLPRAVGPAMAEQLTQACLPVSATQALQLGMVQEIGPRCPDEFSLWLLQRANATLSDPTYAAVRERKLRVDQVLIQQCRENELQEMQEDMLYNRNQFAEKCRHFVYKRKACGTPARLVEDWARVRSTELAS, encoded by the coding sequence ATGCGATCACTGAAGATTATTCTGCTGTCCTCGGCATTCAACGGCCTGACCCAACGCGCCTGGCTGGAGCTGCGCCAGGCCGGGCACTCGCCCAGCGTTGTGGTGTTCACCGATGAAGCCTCGGTGTGCGAACAGATCGAACACAGCGGCGCCGATCTGGTGATCTGCCCGTTCCTCAAAGATCGCGTGCCGCATGCGCTGTGGAGCAATGCCCGGCGTCCGGTGGTGATCATCCACCCGGGAATCGTCGGCGATCGTGGCGCCAGCGCGCTGGATTGGGCGATCAGCAATGAACTGACGCGCTGGGGCGTGACCGCCCTGCAAGCGGTGGAAGAAATGGACGCCGGCCCGGTCTGGTCCACCTGCGAATTCAATCTGCCGTCGGGCCTGCGCAAGTCCGAGCTGTACAACGGTCGGGGCAGCGATGCGGCGATTCGCTGTATTCGCGAAGTGGTCGAGAAATTCATCGACGGCGTGCAACCGGTCGCACAGGATTACACCGACCCCAAAGTCCGCGGCCGCTTGCAGCCGAACATGAAGCAGGACGACCGCACCTTCAGCTGGCACGACTGTTCGCGCTTCATCAAACGCTGCATCGACGCCGCCGATGGCCAGCCCGGAGTTTTGGCGAGTCTGGCCGGCGGGCAGTATTACGTGTACGACGCGCACCTCGATCAGCGCACCGGCATTCCCGGCAAGATTCTCGCGGTGCATGACGACGCGGTGCTGGTCGCGACCGGCGATCACAGCTTGTGGATCGGCTCGCTGCGGCGCAAACCGCTACCCGGCGAAGAAACCTTCAAGCAACCGGCGCGGCATGTGCTGGCCGGGCAATTGGCCGACGTACCGACCCTCGACTGGTCGATTGCCAGCCAGCCGTTCAGCGACGAGGCCTATCAGCCGATCCGCTATCGCGAATCCGGGCATGTCGGTGAGCTGACGTTCGAGTTCTACAATGGCGCGATGAGCACCGAACAGTGCCAGCGCATGGTCGAGGCGCTGCGCTGGGCCAAGTCTCGGGACACTCGCGTGCTGTTGATCAAGGGCGGGCGCGGCAGCTTCTCCAACGGTGTGCACCTGAACGTGATCCAGGCCGCGCAGGACCCGGGCGCCGAAGCCTGGGCGAATATTCAGGCAATCGACGATGTCTGCGCTGAGCTGCTCAGCGCGCGGCAACTGGTGGTCAGCGGCGTAACCGGCAATGCCGGGGCCGGCGGCGTGATGCTGGCGCTGGCCGCCGACATCGTGTTTGCCCGCGCCGACATCGTGCTCAATCCGCATTACAAGAGCATGGGCCTGTACGGCTCGGAATACTGGACCTACAGCCTGCCCCGCGCCGTCGGCCCGGCGATGGCCGAGCAACTGACCCAGGCTTGTCTGCCGGTCAGTGCCACTCAGGCGCTGCAACTGGGCATGGTCCAGGAAATCGGCCCGCGCTGCCCGGATGAGTTTTCACTGTGGCTGCTGCAGAGGGCCAACGCAACGCTGAGCGATCCGACCTACGCCGCCGTGCGCGAGCGCAAGTTGCGCGTCGATCAGGTGCTGATCCAGCAGTGCCGGGAAAACGAACTGCAGGAAATGCAGGAAGACATGCTCTACAACCGCAACCAGTTTGCCGAGAAGTGCCGCCACTTCGTCTACAAGCGCAAGGCCTGCGGCACACCGGCGCGGTTGGTGGAAGACTGGGCGCGGGTGCGTTCGACCGAGTTGGCCAGTTGA
- a CDS encoding SRPBCC family protein, producing the protein MRQTTEAFRSRYRAAIHPLYNPWLHGAFVLLFGVLAIGAFWSSAHQVQPLEWLSVPLTLLFFNFGVYMVHRHLGHHKKTFAKLFYARHAGDHHSFFTPGHMTYDGARDWRVILFPAWLIVVHTLVITLPLWWLLAQLNTNVAGLFGGCMVLGYLAYEVFHACEHLPAHNLLTRLPWIRQMRHLHELHHRRERMQERNFNIVFPLMDYLFGTLYWEPHPAPLRYSRSPMTRMQHQIDIAGEPIAVLRYAASVSHWPEWHPSSLKIDGPQGPLHAGARFEEDIHAGGRAGHLRWEVTEYLPGRRWCAKARGDHGLSLLLTYECAAEADGTRFVRTLDYQFDGLGMRLANRLLLKRRIERESATSMQALRGMALRHLALTGHRS; encoded by the coding sequence TTGAGGCAGACCACCGAGGCATTCCGCAGCCGCTACCGCGCGGCCATTCATCCGTTGTACAACCCGTGGCTGCATGGCGCCTTCGTGCTGCTGTTCGGCGTGCTGGCGATCGGCGCATTCTGGAGCAGCGCGCATCAGGTACAGCCGCTGGAATGGCTGAGCGTGCCGCTGACCCTGCTGTTCTTCAACTTCGGCGTGTACATGGTTCATCGCCATCTCGGCCATCACAAAAAGACTTTCGCCAAGCTGTTCTACGCCCGGCACGCCGGCGATCATCACAGCTTTTTCACCCCCGGCCACATGACCTATGACGGCGCTCGCGACTGGCGGGTGATTCTGTTTCCGGCCTGGCTGATCGTGGTGCATACGCTAGTCATTACCCTGCCGTTGTGGTGGCTGCTTGCGCAGCTCAATACCAATGTCGCCGGGCTGTTCGGCGGCTGCATGGTGCTGGGCTATCTGGCCTACGAGGTGTTTCACGCCTGCGAGCATTTGCCAGCGCACAACCTGCTGACCCGCCTGCCGTGGATCCGTCAGATGCGTCATCTGCATGAGTTGCATCACCGTCGCGAGCGCATGCAGGAACGCAATTTCAATATCGTTTTCCCGCTGATGGATTACCTGTTCGGCACCCTGTACTGGGAGCCGCACCCCGCCCCGTTGCGCTATTCGAGATCGCCCATGACCCGCATGCAGCACCAGATCGACATCGCCGGCGAGCCGATTGCCGTGCTCCGCTACGCCGCCAGCGTCAGCCACTGGCCCGAATGGCACCCGTCGTCGCTGAAAATCGACGGCCCGCAAGGCCCGTTGCATGCCGGTGCGCGTTTCGAGGAAGACATTCATGCCGGTGGGCGCGCCGGCCATTTGCGCTGGGAGGTCACCGAGTACCTGCCCGGTCGACGCTGGTGCGCAAAAGCGCGCGGCGATCACGGTTTATCGCTGCTGCTGACCTACGAATGCGCGGCAGAAGCCGATGGCACGCGGTTCGTGCGCACCCTGGATTACCAATTCGATGGCCTGGGCATGCGCCTTGCCAATCGCTTGTTGCTCAAGCGCCGCATCGAACGTGAATCGGCGACCTCGATGCAGGCCCTGCGCGGTATGGCGCTCAGACACTTGGCGCTGACGGGGCACCGTTCATGA
- a CDS encoding SMP-30/gluconolactonase/LRE family protein — MKRLLSVLVILVIAFLLLMPTKVQPVAWKPPAAPSLSEGPYAENQRLKAAEQVGPSDIDGPEALLLEGDFLITGLHDGRLIRTSLDGKERKVLTDTGGRPLGLARHPNGLLVIADAVKGLLSLDAQGRLIPLTTEANGLPFGFTDDVAIDKSGHYAYFSDASSRWGYGHDSEAIIEHAGDGRLLRYDFQTGKTSVLLDKLEFANGVTLGPDDAYVLVNETGAYRISRYWLTGPKTGTHDLFIDNLPGLPDNLAFNGSNRFWVALYAPRSALLDGTAGHPFVRKMIVRALTVLPKPVEKRGFVLGLDLEGKVIANLQDASSGNYSPITTAREYGDWLYLGSLKATHMARLPLADALK; from the coding sequence ATGAAGCGCCTGCTGTCGGTGCTGGTGATCCTCGTCATCGCGTTTCTGCTGTTGATGCCGACCAAGGTGCAACCGGTGGCGTGGAAGCCGCCAGCGGCGCCGTCTCTGAGCGAAGGACCGTACGCGGAGAACCAGCGGCTCAAGGCCGCTGAACAGGTTGGTCCGAGTGATATCGACGGCCCCGAAGCACTGCTGCTGGAAGGCGACTTCCTGATCACCGGTCTGCATGACGGGCGACTGATCCGCACCAGCCTCGATGGCAAGGAGCGCAAGGTGCTGACCGACACCGGCGGCCGGCCGCTGGGTCTGGCGCGACATCCCAATGGTTTGCTGGTGATCGCCGATGCGGTCAAAGGTCTGCTGTCGCTCGACGCCCAGGGTCGATTGATTCCTCTGACTACCGAGGCCAATGGCTTGCCCTTCGGTTTTACCGACGATGTGGCGATCGACAAGTCCGGGCACTACGCCTATTTCAGCGACGCCAGCAGCCGATGGGGCTATGGCCATGACAGCGAAGCGATCATCGAACACGCTGGCGACGGCCGTTTGCTGCGTTATGACTTTCAGACCGGCAAGACCAGCGTACTCCTCGACAAACTGGAGTTTGCCAACGGCGTGACCCTCGGCCCGGATGACGCCTATGTGCTGGTCAACGAAACCGGCGCCTACCGCATCAGCCGCTACTGGCTGACGGGGCCCAAAACCGGGACCCACGACCTGTTCATCGACAACCTGCCCGGCCTGCCGGACAACCTCGCCTTCAACGGTAGCAACCGCTTCTGGGTCGCGCTCTACGCGCCGCGCAGTGCCTTGCTCGATGGCACCGCCGGGCACCCGTTCGTACGCAAGATGATCGTGCGCGCGCTGACGGTGTTGCCCAAACCGGTGGAGAAACGCGGGTTTGTCCTGGGGCTGGATCTTGAGGGCAAGGTGATCGCCAATCTGCAGGACGCCAGCAGCGGTAATTACTCGCCGATCACCACGGCACGCGAGTATGGGGACTGGCTGTATCTGGGGTCGCTGAAGGCTACGCACATGGCGCGATTGCCACTGGCGGATGCATTGAAGTGA
- a CDS encoding LysR family transcriptional regulator → MDIDLARTFLEIVRHGSLAAAAQKLFVTQTAITARVQKLESQLGSTLFVRNRAGAKLTANGEAFVVYANQLVQTWEAARRDLPLLDGYHNVLHIGGEVSLCNPLMLSWAAELREKIPGHALRMEIRDGENLLRQLELGVLDAALVYQPEYWPGLQVEQVLEEKLILVRAPNRPDPYVYIDWGPDFRRQHDAALPDKAKAALSFNLGPLALQYILEHGGSGYFRTRVVRSYLETGALEAVTKAPEFGYPTYLVYARERDSATLQQAFDLLRQVIATDDDWSQRWNPLS, encoded by the coding sequence ATGGACATCGATCTCGCCCGCACCTTTCTGGAAATCGTTCGCCACGGCAGTCTCGCTGCGGCGGCGCAGAAGCTGTTCGTCACGCAGACGGCGATCACCGCCCGGGTGCAGAAACTTGAAAGTCAGTTGGGCAGCACGCTGTTCGTGCGCAACCGTGCCGGGGCGAAACTCACCGCCAATGGCGAAGCCTTCGTGGTCTACGCCAATCAACTGGTGCAGACCTGGGAAGCCGCGCGGCGCGACCTGCCGCTGCTGGACGGTTATCACAACGTGCTGCACATCGGCGGCGAAGTCAGCCTGTGCAATCCGTTGATGCTCAGTTGGGCCGCCGAACTGCGCGAGAAGATCCCCGGGCATGCCCTGCGCATGGAAATTCGCGACGGCGAAAACCTCCTGCGTCAACTCGAACTTGGCGTGCTCGATGCCGCACTGGTCTATCAGCCCGAATACTGGCCGGGCCTGCAGGTCGAGCAGGTGTTGGAAGAGAAGCTGATTCTGGTGCGTGCGCCGAACCGCCCGGATCCCTACGTCTACATCGACTGGGGGCCGGATTTCCGTCGGCAACACGACGCCGCCCTGCCGGACAAGGCCAAAGCCGCGCTGAGTTTCAACCTCGGCCCGCTGGCCCTGCAATACATCCTCGAACACGGCGGCAGCGGCTATTTCCGCACGCGCGTGGTGCGCAGCTATCTGGAAACCGGGGCGCTGGAAGCGGTGACCAAGGCCCCGGAATTCGGTTACCCGACCTATCTGGTGTACGCCCGCGAACGTGACTCGGCGACGCTGCAGCAGGCCTTCGATCTGCTGCGCCAGGTGATCGCCACCGATGACGACTGGTCGCAACGCTGGAACCCGTTGAGCTGA